A genomic segment from Paraburkholderia hayleyella encodes:
- a CDS encoding metallophosphoesterase → MKIRVLSDLHLECQMPETIPYAQADLVVLAGDIHNHAEGLRWAAETFGDDAPVVYVPGNHEYYDGEMGALENAMLDAAQSGGRVHFLNNAALVDPAGRWRVLGTTLWTHFALYGADDATRQAAMEAAQQVMLDFRGLIQLAWPSASAPGADVMRDTTRDLTPNDTLALHAQARAWLEQQLAQPFAGQTIVVTHHAPHRLSLAPRYAQDPVSAGFVNDLPTLVQAPVALWIHGHTHSAFDYSVNGTRVVCNPRGYRNRRTGQMENPDFAWDKIIEI, encoded by the coding sequence GTGAAAATTCGCGTCCTGTCCGATTTGCATCTGGAATGCCAGATGCCCGAGACCATCCCCTATGCACAAGCCGATCTGGTGGTGCTGGCGGGCGATATTCACAATCACGCCGAAGGCTTGCGCTGGGCGGCCGAAACCTTCGGCGACGACGCGCCCGTGGTCTACGTGCCAGGCAATCACGAGTACTACGACGGTGAGATGGGCGCGCTCGAAAACGCCATGCTAGATGCGGCCCAGTCAGGCGGGCGAGTGCATTTCCTGAATAACGCAGCGCTCGTCGACCCAGCCGGACGCTGGCGCGTGCTGGGGACGACGCTCTGGACCCATTTCGCGCTATACGGCGCGGATGACGCCACGCGTCAAGCCGCGATGGAGGCTGCACAGCAGGTGATGCTCGATTTTCGCGGCCTGATCCAGCTCGCCTGGCCATCGGCGTCAGCTCCCGGCGCCGATGTCATGCGCGACACCACCCGCGACCTCACCCCCAACGACACCCTCGCACTACACGCGCAAGCGCGTGCCTGGCTCGAACAGCAACTGGCGCAGCCGTTTGCGGGCCAGACAATCGTGGTCACGCATCATGCGCCGCACCGGCTCAGCCTGGCACCGCGCTATGCACAAGACCCCGTGTCAGCGGGCTTTGTGAATGATTTGCCCACGCTCGTGCAAGCGCCGGTCGCACTCTGGATTCACGGCCACACGCACAGCGCTTTTGATTATTCGGTGAATGGCACACGGGTGGTCTGCAATCCCCGCGGCTACCGCAACCGGCGCACAGGGCAAATGGAAAACCCGGATTTCGCCTGGGACAAGATCATCGAGATCTGA